Proteins co-encoded in one Methanobrevibacter olleyae genomic window:
- a CDS encoding PRC-barrel domain-containing protein, with protein sequence MKIKQLLGMMALDSNANEIGKIEDAEFDKEDGKISSITIVLKKNIISSNKIEVGFEDIKNIGDYVLLNIEINKEAAIEEAEKAKKAAKEDTNEEKVAEKVETVEAELVDDVGEEVEDRADVKIE encoded by the coding sequence ATGAAAATTAAACAATTATTGGGAATGATGGCTTTAGATTCTAATGCAAATGAAATTGGAAAAATTGAGGATGCAGAATTTGATAAAGAAGATGGAAAAATTAGTTCTATAACTATTGTCCTTAAGAAAAACATTATTTCTTCTAACAAAATCGAAGTTGGCTTTGAAGATATAAAAAACATTGGAGATTATGTATTGTTAAATATTGAAATTAACAAAGAAGCTGCAATCGAAGAAGCTGAAAAAGCTAAAAAAGCTGCAAAGGAAGATACAAATGAAGAAAAAGTAGCTGAAAAAGTTGAAACTGTTGAAGCTGAACTTGTTGATGATGTTGGAGAAGAAGTTGAAGATAGAGCTGATGTAAAAATTGAATAA
- a CDS encoding DUF2098 domain-containing protein, translated as MSFCDIRGENIDVGAFIRYTGTGTISKVVDLKEEDNMQWVKLDEPALWYATDSLEVVDEKDIINVESVDKDTLKQVKDLKEDFDELSQSINDIQGCEGGG; from the coding sequence ATGAGTTTTTGTGATATTCGAGGAGAAAACATTGATGTTGGTGCTTTTATAAGATATACTGGTACAGGTACTATAAGCAAAGTTGTCGATTTAAAAGAAGAAGACAACATGCAATGGGTTAAATTAGATGAACCTGCTTTATGGTATGCAACCGATTCTTTAGAAGTAGTTGATGAAAAAGATATCATAAATGTTGAATCTGTTGATAAAGACACTTTAAAACAAGTAAAAGATTTAAAAGAAGATTTTGATGAACTTTCACAATCTATTAATGATATTCAAGGTTGTGAAGGTGGAGGATAA
- a CDS encoding DEAD/DEAH box helicase — protein MIIMENIPENIKTIINSCYPYIKEFNPAQKAVIDSGYLENNKNCVIAIPTASGKTVLGVMVALKAILDGGKAIYAAPLLSIQNEKVKEFKKFEEFGIKVGKHPSSSDLSIMVFESFDVLTRFSWDVLREVDTLIIDEFHMIGEFSRGPTIECAITRAKIINPNLRIIALSATLENMGEIKNWLDATVVEHDYRPVPLNKDVLDSEMFNTKNKNDVVVKVLEKAIADDSQALSFVSTRRFTESLASYVAGKLKKKTTIEQKKGFKEVAEKLLAVPEKKGSRPTSTCLKLAESCENGSVFHHAGLFSEQKEIIEEEFRNGNILMIAATPSLMYGVNLPSKYVIIRDYTRWTQQGPQAIPVFDYEQMSGRAGRPQYDDKGYSYLVAKSMEESITLEERYINGSVEPTNSKLIENKDAVFKQIIAQVASTLSQSPEELQDFFNKTFYGYQMTANSSMSFFAEESLKFEIQNALEFLIQNQILQATPSGLKTTAFGNLIAKSNYSVETAVKIKEYVNNLESFNPEELIYQLAQTPDLPLISFKGRKSKDPVREKLSNYGLFAIDIANPEATAVSLIEWINERTEYQIENAYHVYSSSTRRSAYEASLLVRFTKNTLEVLGKYNYSKDLDYLSARLYYGVKEDIIPLVIGVKRLGRRRARALVDVFGDDLRPFSEKELQKVEGIGPKLAKSIKNFADNY, from the coding sequence CTGATTATTATGGAAAACATCCCAGAGAATATAAAAACAATAATAAATAGTTGTTATCCCTATATTAAAGAATTTAATCCTGCACAAAAGGCTGTGATTGATTCTGGATATCTTGAAAATAATAAAAATTGTGTTATTGCAATTCCAACAGCTAGTGGAAAAACCGTACTTGGAGTTATGGTAGCACTTAAAGCTATTTTAGATGGTGGAAAAGCAATTTATGCTGCACCACTTCTTTCAATTCAAAACGAAAAAGTGAAAGAATTTAAAAAATTCGAAGAATTTGGGATTAAAGTAGGTAAACATCCCTCTTCTTCAGACTTATCTATTATGGTTTTTGAATCATTTGATGTGTTAACAAGATTTTCATGGGATGTTTTAAGGGAAGTTGATACACTAATTATTGATGAATTCCATATGATTGGTGAGTTTTCAAGAGGACCTACAATAGAATGTGCCATTACAAGAGCAAAGATTATAAATCCTAATTTAAGAATTATTGCATTATCTGCAACACTAGAAAATATGGGAGAAATTAAAAACTGGTTAGATGCAACTGTTGTAGAGCATGATTACAGACCAGTGCCATTAAATAAAGATGTTTTAGATAGTGAAATGTTTAATACAAAAAATAAAAATGATGTTGTTGTAAAAGTCTTAGAAAAGGCTATTGCAGATGATTCTCAAGCATTAAGTTTTGTTTCAACAAGAAGATTTACAGAAAGTTTAGCAAGTTATGTTGCTGGAAAATTAAAAAAGAAAACTACTATAGAACAAAAGAAAGGTTTTAAAGAAGTAGCAGAAAAATTACTTGCTGTTCCTGAGAAAAAAGGATCAAGACCAACTTCAACTTGTCTTAAATTAGCTGAAAGTTGTGAAAATGGTTCTGTTTTCCACCATGCTGGTCTTTTCAGTGAACAAAAAGAAATCATTGAAGAAGAATTTAGAAATGGGAATATTTTAATGATTGCAGCTACTCCAAGTTTAATGTATGGTGTTAACTTACCTTCAAAATATGTAATTATTAGAGATTATACAAGATGGACTCAACAAGGTCCTCAAGCAATTCCTGTTTTTGATTATGAACAAATGTCTGGAAGAGCAGGTAGACCGCAATATGATGATAAAGGTTACTCCTATTTAGTTGCTAAATCTATGGAAGAATCTATCACACTTGAAGAAAGGTATATCAATGGTTCGGTAGAACCAACAAATTCAAAGTTAATTGAAAATAAAGATGCTGTATTCAAACAAATTATCGCACAAGTAGCATCTACTCTCTCACAAAGTCCTGAAGAACTTCAAGATTTCTTTAATAAGACATTCTACGGATATCAAATGACTGCTAACTCTTCTATGAGTTTCTTTGCTGAGGAAAGTTTAAAATTTGAAATTCAAAATGCTTTAGAATTTTTAATACAAAACCAGATTTTACAAGCTACACCTAGTGGATTAAAAACAACTGCATTTGGTAATCTAATAGCTAAATCTAATTATAGTGTTGAAACAGCAGTGAAAATTAAAGAATATGTAAATAATCTTGAAAGCTTTAATCCGGAAGAGTTGATATACCAATTAGCTCAAACTCCTGATTTACCTCTTATTTCATTCAAAGGCAGAAAATCTAAAGATCCAGTTCGTGAAAAGCTTTCAAATTATGGTCTCTTTGCTATTGATATTGCAAATCCAGAAGCTACAGCAGTTTCTTTAATTGAATGGATAAATGAAAGAACTGAATACCAAATTGAAAATGCCTATCATGTCTATTCCTCCTCTACTAGGCGTTCTGCATATGAAGCATCCTTACTTGTTAGATTTACTAAAAATACACTTGAAGTACTTGGAAAATATAATTATTCAAAAGATTTAGATTATCTCTCAGCAAGACTTTATTATGGTGTAAAAGAAGACATTATACCTCTTGTAATAGGAGTGAAACGTTTAGGAAGACGCCGTGCAAGAGCATTAGTAGATGTATTCGGTGATGATTTACGGCCATTTTCAGAAAAAGAGCTTCAGAAAGTTGAAGGAATCGGCCCTAAATTAGCTAAAAGCATTAAAAACTTTGCAGATAACTATTAA